ACtccaaaaagcaaaacaggaTTTGGAAGAGCTACAGAACAAACCGCAAGTTCCGAATCCTCCGGAAAAAACGTCGAATCGTGCTGCCGTGCCGGAGAATACAAAGAAAGCggtgcaacagcaacaacaacagcgagAGCAGAACCAGGGGCCCAATCCTACACAAGCATCCAATGCTTCTCCGCAACAACCATCCTCGACGCTATTGAAGAGAATGCAAAATAAGGCAGCGACGACGAAGCGGACCATTGCGTTCGATCCTTTCCCGCCGGTTGGCAGCAAGGTGGCCATTTCGTCCGTTTCGAAGAAATTGCTGCACATTCACGAGGTGTACGGTGGGAATGATGATCCGTTCCTGAGTTACATAACGCGTTGCATGAAGCATGCGGATGAGATAGATGAGGAACTGCTGCAACCACCGCAAGAGGGTGACATTGTGTTCGCTCCGTTTGACGGTTATTTCTGCCGTGCCGTCGTCACGAAGGTCGAGGGATACAATGGTACCGTGGTGTTCCCTGATTTTGGAAACTTGGTAACCCTCCCTTGGCGCCAGATGAAGGAAATTCGCGACGCTTCTGTGAAGTATGCCAACTGCCTAACGCATGCCGTTGCCCTTCGTGAAGGAGCGCCGTTTACAAAGGCTGTGAAACATTTCCTCAACGAGCTGGTCGAGGCGCACCAGTTTGAGTTGCGTCACGTCGAGTCACAGTATCTTTTGGGCGCCAAAGTGCGTTCCATGACAACCCCACGGCAGTGAAAACGATCAAGCTCGAGGCAACGGATCCTGCAACGTACAAACCCGTTTACGAAAGTGAGGTaagttattcctttttttcaattacctCTAGAATGTGTCTACTTATTGTCGGGTCTGCTGATAATTAATACTGTCCTTGATAATACAAGTCGCAAGAGATGCATCGTGATAATACAAGTCGCTTTCTATTTTAGTTCGATGAAGCTTCCTTCCGGTCTGACATTCAATAGCAAGAGGAACAAGAGCTCGTCATAATGGAAGTGTCCGAGTTTGCCACCAGCCATCAGGTTGGTGCAATCTTGGCCAATTCCGAGGCTGCTTTCGCCAACATGATGCGGGAGTGCCAAGAGTACGGCCAGTTTAATCGGAACGAATACTTAGGAGAGCTCGAACATAACTAtggatgtttggtaaactTCGAAGGCGCCTGGATCCGGGCGGTCAAGCTAACTGCGGActgtgaaaatcaattctttttgataGACCTGGGACTCTTTTCCCAGCTTGACAAATCGTGCCCCAAGCGCCGATACACCCCAGGGCTCACAAGGAAGCTTTTTTGTTCGGAATATCATATAGAAAAGTAAGTGGTGATCTCTCATTCAGATTCTTTAACCTGAAGGTATACTTTATGGAaaaatttttcgttcttatctgttttttttagatactggATTTCTTTATGAAGGTTAAAGCAAAGGTGTACTTGGATGAAgaatttgaactatttcgtatgaaaatcatttctatcATTAATCGTTAAACGCAGAAATCGTAAAGCATTTTAATGGcatcattttctttgttttaaatttttatcgtttaactttaaatttgatttattcacATAGAATTTAACATTTGCTCCATAAGGTTCGCTAGTAAGgatattaaatgaaatgactATTAAGaactaaatgaaataattatatAAAACGGAACAAACAATAGCGCTGGAACTATTGACTattgacaaataaaaaaattagacTTGAAAGCGAAATGAAGCAAATTTCAGCATATCTTTGTAATCCGCTGTCGCGTGCAGAGCCTATTTTTATGACGACAATGCTTCAATTATTGCTTGCCACAGGTAGGTTATTGACACAGCCGGTTTAATTTTGTGAGtcgtcccaaaacgaacggcaacgaaacgaagcgatactttggatgaGCTCGTTACTATTTTTCATGGCATTAAAGTGTCAAACACTATCGGAAAAGTAAGCACTAATGGTAATGGTGGTTCGGTAATGTTAAGTTGGCAGTGATCATCGGTGCGTGCGTGTCGAAAAGATCGAACCGGCGACGATGTTCGATCGCGTTTGGAGATTTGCTGCTATTGGTGGCGGTGCTACTGGTACTACCactgcactatggagcgaaaagagcaaattgctgggataaaattcggaatcaaatgttttgcaattttttcattgtaaaatcGTGTATTACTATTAcattacacgaaattatgatgtttctggacaatcccgccaggtggcgctgcaaaaaccacatatttttggactgttctatgggtgcattattttttcaatttttttttatattaacttaaagtttttttttcagtttgattaaaacaagctaaatttactacaaagtttcattcaaaatattgttatctggaaaataattgatatttaaagcatctaacgcgaACATAACGTATCCTAACTAACACatactatctgaatattctgaacttgtaccatcatcttcttggtttttaattggcaagggtctgttactatttgaggaactgtaatctacgaagaatgtttttactgcgtctgggtatgggatttgtttttatttttcaacgatttagccagagatattgttgaaatgtatggatcggatgattgtaatgctctcataaaaatgtctttaatattgaattctcgttacattttacgggcgtgttctcttctatcccttctgtatattttatttctaccttctgttGCTTCCTCTgctaaggatcccaatggagctggggcatttacaatgatttcaactacatgcgctagaactttatggacagtagaaggcattttgtgccaattgtaatgatgtatgtatcTTTGCGATGTAGACTAacagtttttggatttaaaggctgtgaacagttgatcgCTATTTAAATATTacgaaacctttctataagttgtgtttctatttgcaaaatatcgctcagtttttctatgtttgaaaaagcccaacgacaaacatttcccgtcgtactaatTCCACCAACTTGctttggttcatctactttaacaccaaattccttgtacatctgttccaatatatttttttcgatcattgtatatgttttataatttttagtaaccttcgttttttaaattcaattctgtacgaaacaCGAAGCAGGCATTCGAAAAATcgcatccaacagtgcagtggagatattccataagataaattctcaggatttgaaataaatccattttctaagtgcccatttctgttggttttgcaccacatatacaacatgtttgtatAGACAGAGTGTCGgtgccaaaatttttccatcaattaaactcgcataaaatgaatagtttaccgcCATATAACTTgctctctttttctcaaacTCGATTACAATGGGCCTGCGaaacctaacactttggggcatcaagtttatccagatgatgaACTAATGAACGAATGccggataggcgttaatgccgatactagtaaatacactgtctgatgcagtattttctccggagccatgaaacagttgattgtaaatgctgtctccactagatccgtcaatgccccacgagcgcaataatacaacgcttagtgaatcacacaaagaagatgaaaggtgccgcaagatttctgccttttgcatttcaattaatctacacgcagtgtgattcaccaactcttgaagattaacttcaacttttacaggtaaaggtacaaacagaacaaaatgttagtgtagggtacattattaataggaatttggggtataaaaagatgggtttgtgagctgtagaacaagaaaaaacgacctaatacattcaaagcaaaccaaccaaatttcattctttgccattgacttggcttgtctttacccttttacgtgatgttcaaccactaccctgcttcacatttttacgatacgatcatcgatctatatttcattgaatgagaatttcatatatttcttaccacacatgatgctgcatatggcataatggagacgcctagtaggtgataaactataagcttcacatataaagtacagaataacgtaaagatgcgcgcgtatgcgcaaaaaaaactatcatttattgttacaaaacattctagactatcagtgggtatgcatcagtGGGTatacaatctttcacaatccttagcgatggcgtaaggttaaaaacagaaaattgaaaaaatttccaggagttttgcgaaacaatgcttaatattttgtgacattcaatttcaatttacttataCTGTCAACAATTAcaaagcatgataatatacctttccacAACTGtacttgaaattcgattccggccattattataggagtttcagaccttcaaagttgatggatttttttcaatttttcacgcaatttttttcacaaatcttgactttgacgggctatttctcagaacctggaagaacagaggctctaTTTTTTGGGtaatttcttagtttcatcttgtagtttatgaaaatatatttcatttttctgaaatccaaaaatgaatttttgatttttatcccggcttcgctccatcgtgcactACCAACGATCCTTGATGCGGTAGTGCGCAGGTTTGAACATTTCTGTGGCGGAACGCATCTGGGTGACGGGTGGATCCTGACGGCGGCAGATTGCGTGATTTCGTTGTAAGTAGAGTGTTACGATTGCTGATGGTTGATGCATCAAGCTTTGTCTGCTCGTCGgttaaaaaaagttacttcAATAACAAGGTCAAGTAACACGTTCTTCcatttatttgctttaatataaagatgtatttttttaacaaaatatacCGGTGGACTAATTTTAAGAATAAAGGGGAACTGGGTATACTAACTGATAGAAGCTGGTGATTGATTTGgttgttaatataaaaaataataaacttttactgtatcagttaatttgtgaagcatctccaaaaagtTCATTGATAGACAAAAATAGTATATTTTAGAATCATGATGGAATTTAAAACTGTTATTATATTTCCATGCCATTATATTGATGAAACATGACAACTTTACTCcatggatgaaaataatgcgCTGCACCTGTCGTTCCAACCAGGCgttaccaaacaaaaacactcgttctcttttcatcgtttttcttcttttatattAATTGATACGAtgtatttgcttaaaatttctACCCGCTCTGTTGGTCATAGTTCTTAATCCAACAACTATTTCGTTTTGAAAGAAGTTATGCAGCATTCAATccgttgataaaattattctcATGTTTTCGAAGTCGTGAAACAATGTGGTAAAACGATTcttattgttgttatttgcCTGTAATTACCATCTGTAACCGTAAACTGCTGGAATCAGTTTGAATATATAAGGTGAGCAGGACAAAGCCTAGGGTTATggctgattcgcacgtcggcaagtgggaagtgcaagtggcaagttgccGGGTACCTACCCCGTGCGAATCAGGACCTAGCAAGTAGCTGGGCCCCGCTAGGCGAGGTCGCATGCAAGTTGTCCTCCACTTGTGTCATCAGGCCTCGGGCCcccgctaggcaatttcgagcaaatcgtcctcaaaaacgtcctccatgacacaaacatcgagcagttttgtatggtgaggaggacaaggaggacgattgctcgaaaaacgtcctccttttgtttcatccccatacaaaaatggaggacgtttgttcgcgcggaggacgttttgaggacgatatttcgagctgcctagcgggccTGGGTAAAGGGAGGACGTTTTTATATGGGAGCTTGCACGCGGTAGAACGATGGAGGACGTTCGAGCAGtcgaataaaaaagcaaatggggataaataaacaaaataaacaagtcAGACTCCTATTCgaaaaattatggaaaatttattgaatattCACTGGACACTTACAAATTCAATCGGATATATTAAATACACACTTTGCAAAGATAGACTTACCAGAATGATGGCACAACTCATTACaatcaccaacaccaaccacTGTTAGCCGGTCTTCGACCAAGCCAGtagcaaacacattttgcacttTGAAAAGCTTCGAGGTGATGGATTCGCTAGAAGAGGGATCGAAGGATAAAAAAGTACATGTTAATTTACAGGAAAAGGTGTAAAAAGGATTGCCCGGTTGCGTTTTGCTTGACCTTATTTCTTTCTACCGTTAATTACGTTTGTCGGCAACGATACGATGTAGGAATTATAGGAACACATCGGGTGTAGGAATATCCGGGGCACAGTGTAAGTAAGCTTTCGTCTGTCCGGCGAATCATCTAAAAATGTATTTAGATTTCATTATACTGTACAAAAACTGGTACGGACTGAACAACGACATGCTTGTGCTTACCCTCTTTAGCAAGACCAGGATTGGCGACACCGGTTGCACCAAAACTTCCGACTCCGTCTTTGCTGCATCAGATGAAGATTCCCCGCTCACTCCGTCGACTTCCTGAAATGCTGCTTTTGCAGCAATTACTTTAGGTGCGCAACCGTGTTAGCCCGGCTAGCTCTTGACTACAAATGGCGCTTTGAACTTGTCAAATTTTCACCGAATCGTTGAGCAATTCTAGTACCTACACAAGGAAACACACAAGTGTACAGACACGGGCTACCATGTTTCACACACCATGTTGGATCGAAGCAGTACGTTCATAACACAGAAGAGGAAGATAGCAAAAAATAGCCTGGGCGTGTAAGGGAGAAAGCATGCACCGAGTCTTGtacacaacatccaaagtataGGTCAGGGGTGGTTGCGGATGAAGGAAAGTactcgaaatcgcctagcggagcatcgctcgattctgacagaaaaatcggtttttgatCGCGTACCGTACATTACACTACtctacattaggcgtaccataccaaaaactagGTACGGTCAGCTCCAGtgtaccataccaaatgcaaccctgcacttctgggttggctgacgatggtgtgctCGAAAGACCTCAATGAAGTGCTCGACTTTTCATATTGGTAAGAACCCAATGGGTTTGTATTCTTTGGTATGCCGATGTCGGTATCACAGTTAGGTCAATAGCTGAATTTCTTTTCGCACGGTCTAGGCTTATAAACGTTTCCTCCCTGTTGTGCACTAGCATGAGGTTCGTTTCGTTGATCTCTTCCAGTAAGAATTTTCCCCTCGCGTCCGAGTATGTGTTGCCCCATGTCGTATGGTGGGCATTAAAATCCCCGGTTGAAACTGCTGTCTTGTAAGTTGTCCTATCCACGCTGGATACTATTTGTCGTATAGTTTTCTTGAATACTACTATCGGGGTTTTGGGGCTCACATACACGGACCAAACCACCATGTTTAACTCCCATACATAGCCATTTGCAACTTGTTGGACGTTGCTGCCCCTAGAAGCCTTTCCGTCTTgtagcatttttttatggctaTGGCCGTTCCTCCATACCCATCATCTCGGTTCTCTGTTATTAACGAGTATCCTGGTAGTGACTCCTCTTTTCTCCTCCTCTCTCCTTCCTCCTTTTTCTGCCTCCATCCCTGTATGTTAGCTTGCAGAATGCTTATAGCATTGTAATTCTGCCCCCCGCTCCTCATCCGCGATGTGGATATCCTCCACATCCGTCATACGCGTCTCCTCAATTATACTCCCTTCTGGAGAGGAAGCTAGAAATTCTATGGTTACTGTTTCTTCAACTTGTATAATTGTTTGTGTATCGTTCTCACTTTCgtattgtgttttttccttcgttttttctGTGTTATTGTTTATGTTCATTGTTTTCTGTGTTTGTGGTTCTCTATTGGCTGTGTGGCTATTTGTATCTGTTTTGAGCGTGTTgtaatttttgtgtgtgccgtGGTTTGTGTTCTCTGTAATCTGTGTTTGTGGTTCGATATTTACTGTTTgattattcttgttttttgtgtgaGAGAAGATTTgattattcttgttttttcttctcgtcaGAGAAGAACCACAACGTGCCTGGCTGCGCCGGGTGCTTCAGCCAGCTCAGCAAGTGCTTAGCGTTGGCAAGCCACTTTTCGCGCGTTTTTGCTGTTATGAGCTGTCCCCTACGTCGCTTGTACGACGCGTACCGCAGGTCCTCATTTAACGCCACCTTGACGGTGCTCGGGCCACGCCAACGTCTCGCGCCAGGGCCCGGATGCCGACGCCGGGATCGGCCGTCGCCCGCTGCTGCAATCCGGCCAGGAACGCGTCGGTCCGCACACAATCCGACCGCCTGCTATGCTGTTTGCGAACAATAACACTATCCACGTCTTCACCACACTCCTCGAGCTGTACGCGTATTGTTTTTACGGTGTTCAGCGAACACATCGCCGCCTTCCGAATTTCGGCATTCGTATGGCCGGCACGAACCATCATAACACACGTTACGCGCTTGTACAATTCGGACGGGTTCCACATATTTACGGAGCTAGACATTTTTTACACTTGTTCGCACAACTTTTAGCAATCGAATGACATATCAATCATTTCGATACGTCAACTCAACCCTGAGATATAAACCCAAAGGCCAGGTGTCAAATTAAGGCACACCCTGTCAGTATGTGTCTTACGGCTGCATTTGGCACAAGTTCTCTCGCCTCTGCACCATTTCTTAGTGTGGCCCAATTTCATGCAGTTAGTCATTGGCCTTGG
This region of Anopheles coustani chromosome X, idAnoCousDA_361_x.2, whole genome shotgun sequence genomic DNA includes:
- the LOC131269259 gene encoding uncharacterized protein LOC131269259 encodes the protein MEVSEFATSHQVGAILANSEAAFANMMRECQEYGQFNRNEYLGELEHNYGCLVNFEGAWIRAVKLTADCENQFFLIDLGLFSQLDKSCPKRRYTPGLTRKLFCSEYHIEKYWISL